CCTGCAGGCATCGGGTATCCCCTATACGCTTCTGCGCAATGGCTGGTATACCCAGAACCACGCGGGCTTTGTCCCGATGGCCGTCCAGAATGGCGTCTACGTGGGCAGTGCCGGTGAGGGGAAAATCTCCTGGGCTCCCCGCAAGGACTATGCGGAGGCCGCCGCGGTGGTCCTGACCACGCCGGGCCATGAGGGCAAGATCTACGAGCTGGCCGGTGACGAGGCTCTGACTCTGACAGACCTAGCAGCAGAAATTTCCCGCCAGAGTGGAAAAACGGTCACCTATAAAAATCTGCCTCAGGGCGAGTATGCGAATGCGCTCAAGGACGCGGGCCTGCCGGAAGGTTTGGCTGATGCGCTCGCGGGCTGGGATGCTGGCGCTGAGCAGGGGGCCTTGTACGACGATAGCCGTACGCTCTCGAAACTCCTTGGCCGCCCGACGACACCGTTGGCGGACGTGGTAAAAGACACACTTCAATAACCATGAGCACACACACATTTACCAACACGGGGGCCGGTCCGAAACCGGCCTCCGCCCCTGCCAAGCCCATCGCGCCGGGCACGCGTATCGGCCACGTCCACCTCAAGGTGGCTGACCTCGATCGTTCGCTGGCTTTTTACCAGGGCGTGCTCGGCTTCGAGCTGACGCAGCGTTTTGGCGCGCAGGCAGCGTTTCTGTCAGCGGGTGGTTACCACCACCACATCGGCTTGAATACCTGGGAGAGCGGCGGGGGACGCCCGCCAGAGCCGGATCGGACCGGCCTCTATCATTTGGCGATCCTGTACCCGAGTCCTGCGGCCCTCGCTGATGCCCTGCGCCGTCTGGCTGAGGCAGGGATCGAGCTGGACGGTGCCTCGGACCACGGCGTCAGCCTGGCCCTGTATCTGCGTGATCCGGATGGCAATGGCGTGGAGCTGTACTGGGACCGGCCGATGGAGGAATGGCCCCGGACCGCGAATGGCGAGCTGGATATGTATACGCGCCCGCTGGATTTTCGTCTGCTTTTAGACACAGACAGCGGCTCTTGAGCCGCTTGGGGACGCCACTGAGAATGGGGTCGAAACCCTGCCGGGGGTGAATTGCGGCGGATGGGGGGATATTTATGCGGGACGACTGCCTGAAGATTCCTCTTTGCAAAACGATGATTTGCTGGCATCCTCCGACATTTAACCCATTGACCCCCGGTGCAAATCGCGCATTTTTGTGCGAAATATTCTACTTATTAGTCCCGTGACGTCCGCAGACGATTTTGTACTCCAACTCCTCCAAGACAGAGCTCTCGTAACCAGCGAGGACGTGGCCACAGCACGTGAGCAGGTTGAGGCTAGCGATGAAGGCTCCGTGAGCCCTGACTCGCAGACGCTCGATTTGCTCATCCAGAAGGGCTACGTCACACCTCAGCAGATCGTTGAGGCGATGGCTGACGAGTTCAGCATGGAGGTTGTCGACTTGAACGATATCCGCGTCTCCCATGAGGCGCTGGAAAAAGTGGACCGCCAGATGGCGACCCGCTACAAGGTTTTCCCCATCGAGGTGGACGGCTCCCAGCTGGAGCTGGCGACGGCTGACCCGCTCGACGTGGACTCCATTGATAGCATCAGTCACGTCATCAAGATGACGGTAAATGCCCGGCTGGCTCCGCTGGAGGACATCGAGCATGCCATCCAGCAGTACTATGAGAGCCCGCACGCCGAGGACCTTGGCGAGATGGAGGGCATCTTTAGTGACATGGGTGAAGATGGCGAGATCACCATCGATCTGCCCACCGGCGACGAGCAGGGGGTCAAGGAAGAGGAAGCGCCCATCATCCGCTACGTGCACATGCTGATCACCGAGGCGATCAAGCGCCGTGCGTCCGATATTCACCTTGAGCCGCTTGAGAAGCGTTTCCGTGTGCGCTACCGCATCGACGGGGTGCTCCAGGAGGTGGAAAACCCGCCCAAGCGTCTCCAGCCCTCGATTCTTTCGCGTCTTAAGCTGATGTCCAACATCTCG
This genomic interval from Ruficoccus sp. ZRK36 contains the following:
- a CDS encoding VOC family protein, with product MSTHTFTNTGAGPKPASAPAKPIAPGTRIGHVHLKVADLDRSLAFYQGVLGFELTQRFGAQAAFLSAGGYHHHIGLNTWESGGGRPPEPDRTGLYHLAILYPSPAALADALRRLAEAGIELDGASDHGVSLALYLRDPDGNGVELYWDRPMEEWPRTANGELDMYTRPLDFRLLLDTDSGS
- a CDS encoding SDR family oxidoreductase — its product is MKTGITGASGQLGRLVIEQLKQRGATDSLVALVRSPEKVKDLGVEARAADYDQPETLEAALKGIDTLLLISGSEVGQRERQHKNVIEAAKAVGVRWIVYTSLLHADTSVLDLAAEHVATEAALQASGIPYTLLRNGWYTQNHAGFVPMAVQNGVYVGSAGEGKISWAPRKDYAEAAAVVLTTPGHEGKIYELAGDEALTLTDLAAEISRQSGKTVTYKNLPQGEYANALKDAGLPEGLADALAGWDAGAEQGALYDDSRTLSKLLGRPTTPLADVVKDTLQ